Within Ralstonia pickettii DTP0602, the genomic segment ATCACCTGTCCACTGCCGGAGGATTTGCCATGCACACCAGCGCATCTGGGCTCAATTCCGCTCGCCGCCGGCTGCTCGGCGCCGCCGCGGCCGCCTTTGTACTCGTCCTGCCGCGGGCTGCCTGCGCGCAGGGCAGCCCGGCCGCGGGCCGCGACGGCGCCGCCGCGCAGCGCATCGGCGTGATCGGCTCGGGCCGGATCGGCGGCACCATTGGCGGGCTGTGGGTCAAGGCCGGGCACCCGGTCCTGTTCTCTTCGCGGCACCCTGAGGCACTCAAGCCACTGGTGGAAGAACTGGGTCCGCTTGCGCGCGCGGGCACGGTGGCCGAGGCCATCGCGTTTTCCGACGTGCTGTTCCTGGCCACGCCCTACGGCGCGCTGCCGCAGCTCAGCCGCGACCATGCCGATGCCTGGAAAGGCAAGATCGTGCTCGATGCCACCAACGCCTATGAGCACCGCGATGGCCCGATCACCGAGGAGGCGAAGCGCGACGGCATCGGCCTCACCACCGCGCGCTACCTGCGCGGCGCGCGCGTGGTGCGGGCCTTCAACTTCATGGGGGCGGCGCAGTTTGCCAGCGAGCACCACCGCAGGGGCGGGCTGGTGGCGGTGCCCATCGCGGGCGACGACAAGGCCGCGCTCGACGTGGCCGCGCAACTGGTGCGCGCTGCGGGTTTCGAACCGGTGGTGGTGGGGCCGCTGGCGAGCGCGGACCGCTTTGCGCCGGGTGGGCCGCTGTTCCGGCAGGTCGGGACGGCCGAGGAATTCCGGCGCAAGATGGGCGGACGCTGACGGTCCGCCGGAGGGCCGCTCAGGGGCGATTTCAGGGGCGATTCAGGGCCGGCGCCGCTCCATCGCGACCATCGACGGCGTGAAGCCGAGCTGGCCGAAAAACGCGGCTTCGGAGGAGCGCGCGGCGCGCAGCATCCAGGTGATGTCGGGGTCGTTGCCCATGATGTGCCGCACGAGGGCGCGGCCGATGCCGCGCCGGCGATGGCTGGGTGCCACCGCAACCATCGACAGGAAGCCGTCAGAGACGTCGTCGCACAGTGCGCGGGCGAAGCCGACGATCTCGCCGTTCTCCACCGCAACGGCTACGCGCTGGGAATTGGCGACCAGCCGCGCGAATTTGTCCGGGCCGCCCACCCGTTGAGCCCAGCCGTTGGCGATCAGTAGTTGTCTGGCTGCCTCGATGTCCTCGGGCAACAGGTTACGGATTTCCATTGGCGGCTCTCCCAGTAAAGCATGTACGGCCCCTCGCCGCCCCTTGCCACCAGGGGCGCCGCGAGTCGAGAACGGCACGGGAACCCGTGCCGCACAATTGGCGGAGTGTAGCGAGCGGGCGCGGGCGCGTCAATTTGGCCTGTGGTGGGGTGGGACGCGCCTCCCGCCCGCGCGCCGGCGCGGTATCATGGCTCCATGAACGCCCCCGTCTTTTCCTCCGCCCATCCGGCCGACCAGTTGGCCGAGTTCGCCGACGCCGACGCCGCGCTGGCGCGCATCCGCGAGATCTACGAGGCCTCGGTCGGGGCCGTGCGCGCGCGCTTTGACGCGTTCGCCAGCGGCAAGCCGCTGCCCTCGGCCGCGCACGCGTGCTATCCGTACCTGGGCATCTCGGTCAATATCGAAACCATGGTCACCGACAGCCGCCCGTCATGGGGCACGGTGGCCTACCCTGGGGTGTACGGCACCACGGTCACGCGCCCCGACCTGCTGGCGGACTACTACCGCGACCAGATCGAGCGGCTGATGCGCTACCACCGCGTGCCGGTGGTGGTGGGGCTGAGCCGGCGGCCGATCCCGCTGCCATTCGTGATCGAGGCCTCGACCACCGACATCAGCTACACCCAGGCGCGCGAGCTCGAAGCCTCGTTCGTGCTGCCCGAACTGAGCCGGATCGACGACGGCATCGCCAACGGCACCTATGAGCCGATCCCGGGCGAGGCCTGGCCGCTGTCGCTGTTCCCCGCCGAGCGCGTGGACCTGGCGCTGCAGCGGCTGTACCACTACACCGGCACGGCGCCGCAGCATTTCCAGCGCTTCGTGCTGTTCACCAACTACCAGCGTTATGTCGACGAGTTCGTCGCGCTCGGACGCGGGCTGATGGCCAGCAGCGATGGCGGCGGCTACACCCACTTTGTCGAGCCCGGCGACGTGGTGCAGGAGCTGGGGGGCGTGGAGCCTGAGGACGCCACGCGCCCGCGCGCGCTGCCGCAGATGCCGGCCTACCACCTGGTGCGCGAAGACAAGCTGGGCGTGACGCTGGTCAATATCGGCGTGGGTCCGTCCAACGCCAAGACCATGACCGACCACCTCGCTGTGCTGCGCCCGCATTGCTGGCTGATGGTGGGCCACTGCGGCGGCCTGCGCCGCTCGCAGCAGCTGGGCGACTACGTGCTGGCGCACGCCTATGTGCGCGACGACCACGTGCTCGACC encodes:
- a CDS encoding GNAT family acetyltransferase, translating into MEIRNLLPEDIEAARQLLIANGWAQRVGGPDKFARLVANSQRVAVAVENGEIVGFARALCDDVSDGFLSMVAVAPSHRRRGIGRALVRHIMGNDPDITWMLRAARSSEAAFFGQLGFTPSMVAMERRRP
- a CDS encoding NADP oxidoreductase (K06988: K06988), whose product is MHTSASGLNSARRRLLGAAAAAFVLVLPRAACAQGSPAAGRDGAAAQRIGVIGSGRIGGTIGGLWVKAGHPVLFSSRHPEALKPLVEELGPLARAGTVAEAIAFSDVLFLATPYGALPQLSRDHADAWKGKIVLDATNAYEHRDGPITEEAKRDGIGLTTARYLRGARVVRAFNFMGAAQFASEHHRRGGLVAVPIAGDDKAALDVAAQLVRAAGFEPVVVGPLASADRFAPGGPLFRQVGTAEEFRRKMGGR
- a CDS encoding AMP nucleosidase (K01241: amn; AMP nucleosidase [EC:3.2.2.4]) codes for the protein MNAPVFSSAHPADQLAEFADADAALARIREIYEASVGAVRARFDAFASGKPLPSAAHACYPYLGISVNIETMVTDSRPSWGTVAYPGVYGTTVTRPDLLADYYRDQIERLMRYHRVPVVVGLSRRPIPLPFVIEASTTDISYTQARELEASFVLPELSRIDDGIANGTYEPIPGEAWPLSLFPAERVDLALQRLYHYTGTAPQHFQRFVLFTNYQRYVDEFVALGRGLMASSDGGGYTHFVEPGDVVQELGGVEPEDATRPRALPQMPAYHLVREDKLGVTLVNIGVGPSNAKTMTDHLAVLRPHCWLMVGHCGGLRRSQQLGDYVLAHAYVRDDHVLDHDLPPWVPVPPIAEIQVALQEAVARVTGLSGNEMKTRMRTGTVVSTDDRNWELKSKSLYARFNQSRAIAIDMESAAVAANGFRLRVPYGTLLCVSDKPLHGELKLRGMANAFYRQRVSQHMTIGLEAIRILRENGVEQLHSRKLRSFDEPAFR